In a single window of the Elaeis guineensis isolate ETL-2024a chromosome 4, EG11, whole genome shotgun sequence genome:
- the LOC105042604 gene encoding wall-associated receptor kinase 17-like translates to MATNNFNESQILGRGGYGIVYKGVLPSKEIVAIKKSKFVDESQIEQFINEIIILSQINHRNVVRLLGCCLETQVPLLVYEFISNGTLFHHIHGQSHGFSMPWEVRLRIAAEAAEALAYLHSAASVPIIHRDVKSTNILLDENYRAKVSDFGASRLVPFDQTHITTLVQGTLGYLDPEYFNTSQITKKSDVYSFGVVLAELLTRETPVSFARSEDQRNLATFFKLMFDEQHILQLIEPQILEEAGMEQLFLIAQLARRCLNLKGEERPTMKEVTMELEGLRRFHNQ, encoded by the coding sequence ATGGCAACCAACAACTTCAACGAAAGCCAAATCCTCGGTCGTGGTGGATATGGTATTGTATACAAGGGTGTTTTGCCAAGCAAGGAAATAGTGGCCATCAAGAAGTCCAAATTTGTTGACGAGAGCCAAATCGAGCAATTCATTAATGAGATAATCATCCTTTCTCAAATCAATCATAGAAATGTTGTCAGACTCTTGGGTTGCTGTTTAGAGACTCAAGTTCCATTGCTTGTATATGAGTTCATATCCAACGGAACCCTCTTCCACCATATCCATGGTCAAAGTCATGGTTTCTCAATGCCATGGGAAGTTCGTTTAAGGATAGCTGCAGAAGCTGCTGAAGCATTGGCATATCTGCACTCGGCTGCTTCAGTGCCAATCATTCACAGAGATGTCAAGTCCACAAATATACTATTAGATGAGAATTATAGAGCTAAAGTATCAGACTTTGGAGCTTCAAGGTTAGTCCCATTTGATCAAACACATATTACCACCCTTGTGCAAGGGACATTGGGATACTTGGATCCAGAGTACTTCAATACAAGCCAGATAACAAAGAAGAGTGATGTCTATAGCTTCGGGGTAGTTCTTGCAGAGTTATTAACTAGGGAGACTCCAGTATCTTTTGCTAGGTCAGAAGATCAGAGGAATCTAGCTACTTTTTTTAAATTGATGTTTGACGAGCAGCACATCCTTCAATTGATAGAGCCTCAAATTTTAGAGGAAGCTGGAATGGAGCAACTCTTTCTTATTGCACAACTTGCTAGGAGGTGTTTAAAtttaaaaggagaagaaagaCCGACCATGAAAGAAGTTACCATGGAGTTAGAAGGGCTAAGGAGGTTCCATAATCAATAG